A stretch of DNA from Pseudoalteromonas ruthenica:
ATTTACAACTGTTTAAAAATAGCGCACATAAGCAGGTTGAATTAGTGAACGCGCTCTAAGCGAATAAGCTTATTATTCGCATCCAATAACAAGCGAAAACGCCCACGGATGCCGATTTGTGACATATAGGGAAGCAGTTTGTTAGCCGGGAAACGAATTTTTCGCCCGGCGTCGTCAATGACTTGCACAGCAGAAATCCGGCCTTTGTAATAGGCCAGACACTGGCTGTAACTCATAGATAGCGTGAAATAAAATTCTTTAATCTCATTCACTGAGGGCTTTATCTACCTTTTCAAATAAATCTTTGCTGAGTTTTGGTAATACCTTTAAACGCTCTAGTTGCTCTTTCATCAACTGCTGACGCGTACTATCAAAACGTCGCCATGCCAACAACGGCGTGATCAGGCGCGAAGCGTTCTGTGGATTGATATCATTGAGCTTCACCAAGGCATCACCCAATAGCGCATAGCCCTGCCCGTCTTTGGCATGAAATTGCGTTGGGTTACTCATCGCAAAGGCACCAATAAGAGCACGCACTCGATTGGGGTTACGCCAACTAAAGTGAGGGTGTTGGTATAAACGAGTCAGATTGGCGAAGCTGTCCGAACCTTTGCGCAGGGCCTGAAGATTAAACCATTTATCCATCACAAGAGTATCATGCTGCCAACGCGCCGCGAACTC
This window harbors:
- a CDS encoding DUF2835 domain-containing protein; translated protein: MNEIKEFYFTLSMSYSQCLAYYKGRISAVQVIDDAGRKIRFPANKLLPYMSQIGIRGRFRLLLDANNKLIRLERVH